In the genome of Dioscorea cayenensis subsp. rotundata cultivar TDr96_F1 unplaced genomic scaffold, TDr96_F1_v2_PseudoChromosome.rev07_lg8_w22 25.fasta BLBR01000998.1, whole genome shotgun sequence, one region contains:
- the LOC120255439 gene encoding heparanase-like protein 3 — protein sequence MMMMMMMMMMMMKRREFGNLEWLLYGMIILVLFSLGGVHQCNGGSLMGNEVVVMVDGKVAVAKTDNEFICATVDWWPQEKCDYGTCSWGSASLLNLNLSSKILANAVKEFSPLKLRLGGTLQDKVIYSVGNTREPCTSFVKNSSEMFGFTQGCLPQSRWDELNDFFRKTGAVVVFGLNALNGRVPMQDGSVGGPWNSTNAVALIRYTVNKGYKIHGWELGNELSGNGIGTRISANQYAADVITLKSIINEIYKNSTVKKPLVIAPGGFFDAAWLGKLINQTKANSLDVISHHIYNLGPGVDEHLIDKILDPKYLDGEESVFRNLQRILRSSGSSAKAWVGEAGGAYNSGRNLVTNSFVFSFWYLDQLGMASKYDTKTYCRQSLIGGNYGLLNTTTFKPNPDYYSALLWYRLMGRNVLETSFNSTNKIRAYAHCARKSRGITVLLVNLEGNRTSQVYINSRVFHSKKVTKLGRRRSSFHHHKISRARRHVRYEYHVTAKDANLRSQTMLLNNNTLEVDSNGNIPKLKPIKVKSHKPIFIKPFSIVFVHIPYFHALACK from the exons atgatgatgatgatgatgatgatgatgatgatgatgaagagaagGGAGTTTGGTAATTTGGAATGGTTATTGTATGGGATGATAATATTGGTATTGTTTAGTTTGGGAGGAGTTCATCAATGCAATGGTGGTAGTTTGATGGGAAATGAAGTAGTAGTGATGGTTGATGGAAAGGTGGCAGTGGCGAAGACGGACAATGAGTTTATTTGCGCCACCGTTGACTGGTGGCCGCAGGAGAAGTGTGACTATGGTACATGTAGCTGGGGTTCTGCTTCTTTGCTCAATCTG AATCTCTCAAGCAAAATTCTGGCGAATGCTGTCAAAG AGTTTTCACCGCTTAAACTCCGTCTAGGCGGTACATTGCAAGACAAAGTCATTTACAGCGTCGGGAATACTAGAGAACCTTGTACTTCATTTGTCAAAAACAGTTCAGAAATGTTCGGTTTTACTCAAGGCTGTTTACCTCAGTCTAGATGGGATGAACTCAATGACTTCTTCAGAAAAACCGG GGCAGTAGTTGTTTTCGGATTGAATGCGCTAAATGGACGGGTTCCTATGCAAGATGGTTCAGTAGGAGGACCTTGGAATTCGACAAATGCCGTTGCACTTATTCGCTATACAGTCAACAAGGGTTACAAAATCCATGGTTGGGAGCTTG GAAATGAATTGAGTGGGAATGGAATTGGAACAAGAATTTCTGCAAATCAATATGCTGCTGATGTTATCACCCTGAAatcaatcatcaatgaaatttataaaaattcgACAGTGAAGAAGCCACTAGTGATTGCACCAGGGGGCTTCTTTGATGCAGCTTGGTTGGGTAAACTCATCAATCAAACAAAGGCAAATTCACTGGATGTAATCAGTCACCACATATATAATCTTGGTCCAG GTGTGGATGAGCACTTGATTGACAAGATTCTTGATCCCAAGTATCTTGATGGCGAGGAATCGGTCTTCAGAAATCTTCAGAGAATACTTAGAAGCTCAGGAAGTTCGGCAAAAGCCTGGGTTGGTGAAGCAGGAGGGGCCTACAACAGTGGCAGAAACCTTGTAacaaattcttttgttttcagcTTTTG GTATTTGGATCAGCTTGGAATGGCTTCAAAATATGACACCAAGACTTACTgcagacaaagcttgattggcgGGAACTATGGCCTACTCAACACAACCACCTTCAAACCAAATCCTGATTACTACAG TGCGCTCTTGTGGTACCGATTGATGGGACGAAATGTTTTAGAAACAAGCTTTAACAGCACAAATAAGATCAGAGCATATGCTCACTGTGCAAGAAAATCa AGAGGAATAACAGTGCTCTTGGTCAACCTCGAAGGCAATAGAACAAGTCAAGTGTATATCAATTCTCGAGTATTCCACAGTAAAAAAGTTACAAAATTAGGCAGAAGAAGATCAAGTTTTCATCATCACAAGATTTCCAGAGCTAGGAGGCACGTGAGGTATGAGTACCACGTTACAGCCAAGGATGCCAACTTGCGGAGCCAAACAATGCTTCTAAATAATAATACCTTGGAAGTGGACTCCAATGGAAATATTCCAAAACTCAAGCCCATCAAAGTAAAATCACATAAGCCTATATTTATCAAACCATTTTCAATTGTATTTGTTCATATTCCTTACTTTCATGCTCTTGCCTGTAAGTAA
- the LOC120255440 gene encoding calcineurin subunit B-like has product MGNVPSMLTQYDIEEVQEHCHYLFSQQEIVALYKRFCQLDRNSNGFIAADEFLSIPEFSLNPLSQRLLKMVDGLNFKDFVAFLSAFSPLATPHQKMELIFKVYDIDSKGRVTFSDLIEVLRDFTGSFMSDKQREQVLSRLLEEAGYTRNSSLLLDDFIKILGKSGMKMEVEVPVD; this is encoded by the exons ATGGGGAACGTACCATCGATGCTGACTCAGTATGACATAGAGGAAGTCCAGGAGCACTGCCACTACCTCT TTTCGCAGCAAGAGATTGTGGCATTGTACAAGAGGTTCTGTCAATTGGACCGCAATTCGAACGGGTTTATAGCTGCTGATGAGTTTTTATCCATTCCTGAATTCTCTCTCAATCCGCTCTCTCAG AGATTGTTGAAGATGGTTGATGGATTGAACTTCAAGGATTTTGTTGCTTTCTTGTCTGCTTTTAGTCCGCTGGCCACACCACACCAGAAGATGGAGT TGATCTTCAAAGTTTATGATATTGACTCTAAAGGGAGAGTGACTTTCAGTGACTTGATAGAGGTGCTTCGGGATTTCACGGGATCGTTCATGTCAGATAAGCAAAGAGAG CAAGTCTTGAGCCGTCTATTGGAAGAAGCCGGTTACACCAGGAACTCTTCTCTTTTATTGGATGATTTCATAAAG ATTCTTGGCAAGTCTGGCATGAAAATGGAGGTTGAAGTTCCAGTTGACTAA